A window from Salvia miltiorrhiza cultivar Shanhuang (shh) chromosome 2, IMPLAD_Smil_shh, whole genome shotgun sequence encodes these proteins:
- the LOC131010875 gene encoding aspartic proteinase-like protein 1 has protein sequence MGKTSFFGAILVAVLAVDAYFAAAAAPVYSSRLIHRFSDEARGLWRSRAGEEAASWPERKSLGHMRVLLESDLKRQRLKLGAQKQLVVASQGGDTFNYGNDMGWLHYTWIDIGTPNNSFLVALDTGSDMLWVPCDCVECAPLSLSHYNMLDKELGEYSPSRSNSSKHIPCSHALCEMGPNCESPNGRCPYSVQYLSDDTSSSGFLFEDQLHLASVRGSKQKSSVQAAIVVGCGSKQTGVYLNGIAPDGLMGLGPGDVSVPSLLAKSGLVPHSFSFCYDKSYSGRLYLGDQGPASQRSTSFVHVKGDHVAYFVEVEDYCVGSSCLKQSGYLAQVDTGSSFTYLPSKSYEQVVSEFHRQANATRTTIQDFDSCYKARSLDISNIPRMKVVFPTNQSFEVDNPLFYIADEQGGFYCLGIQRSDGDTGIIGQNFLMGYRLVFDWEKMKLGWSISDCHDIGEDSDGVHLPPSPSDVSPNPLPTNEQQQSPRGHAVAPAVAGRAPARPSAASPPPATYRYKLCSLSLFLWIAYVTYII, from the exons ATGGGGAAAACCAGCTTTTTCGGTGCAATTTTGGTGGCGGTTCTCGCCGTCGATGCGTATTTtgctgcggcggcggcgcccGTCTACTCCTCGCGCCTGATTCACAGGTTCTCCGACGAGGCCCGGGGCCTGTGGAGAAGCCGCGCGGGCGAGGAGGCGGCGTCGTGGCCGGAGAGAAAGAGCTTGGGGCACATGAGGGTGCTGTTGGAGAGTGATTTGAAGCGGCAGAGATTGAAGCTTGGAGCTCAGAAGCAGCTCGTGGTTGCTTCCCAAGGCGGAGATACCTTTAATTACGGCAATGACATGGGTTG GTTGCACTACACATGGATTGATATCGGGACGCCAAACAATTCCTTCCTTGTTGCTTTGGATACTGGAAGTGATATGCTTTGGGTTCCTTGCGACTGTGTCGAGTGTGCTCCGCTCTCTTTAAGTCACTACAACATGCTG GATAAGGAGCTAGGTGAGTACAGCCCGTCCCGTTCTAACAGCAGCAAGCACATACCGTGCAGCCACGCACTCTGTGAAATGGGGCCTAATTGTGAATCTCCAAATGGCCGCTGCCCTTATTCTGTCCAGTACTTGTCTGACGATACGTCGAGCTCCGGATTCCTTTTTGAAGATCAGTTGCATCTTGCCTCGGTCAGAGGAAGTAAACAGAAAAGCTCTGTTCAGGCTGCCATAGTTGTAGG CTGTGGCAGCAAACAAACTGGTGTATATTTAAATGGAATTGCTCCTGACGGTCTAATGGGATTAGGGCCGGGAGATGTTTCTGTTCCGAGTTTGCTCGCGAAGTCGGGACTCGTTCCTCATTCGTTCTCATTTTGCTACGATAAGAGCTACTCCGGTAGGCTCTACCTCGGTGACCAAGGGCCTGCTTCTCAAAGATCAACTTCTTTTGTTCACGTAAAAGGAGACCA CGTTGCTTACTTCGTTGAAGTGGAAGATTATTGTGTTGGGAGTTCCTGTCTAAAGCAAAGTGGATACCTAGCACAAGTGGATACCGGCTCATCATTCACATATCTTCCTAGCAAGAGCTATGAACAAGTCGTTTCTgag TTTCACCGACAAGCTAATGCAACGAGGACCACCATACAAGATTTTGATAGCTGTTATAAGGCTCG TTCGCTCGACATATCAAATATTCCCCGTATGAAAGTTGTTTTCCCCACGAACCAGAGTTTTGAAGTCGACAATCCCCTATTCTACATTGCTGATGAACAG GGAGGCTTTTATTGTTTAGGTATACAACGATCTGATGGAGATACCGGCATCATTGGAC aAAATTTTCTGATGGGTTACCGCCTCGTTTTTGATTGGGAGAAAATGAAGTTGGGCTGGTCTATTTCCGATT GTCATGATATCGGAGAAGACAGTGATGGAGTTCATCTACCACCTTCTCCAAGCGACGTGTCGCCAAATCCCCTACCAACGAACGAGCAACAGCAGAGCCCGCGTGGACATGCTGTGGCGCCTGCTGTTGCCGGTAGGGCTCCTGCGAGACCCTCTGCAGCTTCCCCCCCTCCGGCTACCTATCGGTACAAGCTCTGTAGTTTGTCGCTGTTTCTGTGGATTGCATATGTGACTTATATAATTTGA